Proteins from one Candidatus Desulfovibrio trichonymphae genomic window:
- a CDS encoding M23 family metallopeptidase, with translation MKQDNAKQTVLAVKSVNKPTPQSGNEAIVKGVVEKGDTVGKILEETAGKNVYPYISAARQVFPPLAFREGRSYVVVTDAATGLVKRFEYEIDMRRRLVVEGLENPVARVEAIEYVTLLSVVEAVINDNLFQAVADVGESPQLALQIAELFGAEINFIRDLQEGDSFAVLLEKRWREGEYRGYGRILAATFINQGKLFEAFLFRDGNNRAQYYNHKGENLRKTLLQAPLAFTRITSRFTMHRRHPILGVNRPHEGVDYAAPTGTPVKAVGDGTVVQKAWSGGYGNQIIIKHMAGLESMYGHLSGYARGLQTGLHVRQGQVIGFVGSTGLATGPHLDFRLRQGGRFINPVKAVNPRGEPVSAARKGEFEKTAAEELALLNGAKPLAGYTIESLVPERFEVHRKATSDEGSYKSERKTKRRHKTN, from the coding sequence GTGAAACAAGATAATGCGAAACAAACCGTCCTTGCGGTCAAATCTGTAAACAAGCCAACACCGCAAAGCGGCAACGAAGCCATTGTCAAAGGTGTTGTGGAAAAAGGCGACACTGTTGGCAAAATTCTGGAAGAAACGGCCGGCAAAAATGTGTACCCATATATAAGCGCGGCGCGTCAGGTTTTTCCCCCGCTGGCGTTTCGTGAAGGGCGTTCCTATGTTGTCGTTACAGATGCGGCCACCGGCCTCGTCAAACGTTTTGAGTATGAAATAGACATGCGCCGCCGTCTGGTGGTCGAAGGCCTTGAAAACCCTGTGGCGCGGGTGGAAGCTATAGAATATGTTACTTTGCTTTCTGTTGTTGAAGCCGTTATCAATGACAATCTTTTTCAGGCCGTGGCCGATGTTGGTGAAAGCCCTCAGCTCGCCTTACAGATTGCGGAACTTTTCGGAGCTGAAATAAATTTTATACGTGATCTTCAGGAAGGAGATTCTTTTGCCGTTCTGCTTGAAAAACGCTGGCGTGAAGGCGAATACAGGGGTTATGGCCGCATTTTGGCAGCCACTTTCATCAATCAGGGCAAACTGTTTGAAGCTTTTCTTTTCCGCGACGGGAACAACAGAGCTCAGTATTACAACCACAAAGGGGAAAATTTGCGTAAAACCTTGCTACAGGCGCCTTTGGCGTTTACCCGCATAACTTCACGATTTACCATGCACCGCAGACATCCCATTCTTGGGGTGAACCGCCCGCATGAAGGTGTGGATTACGCCGCTCCGACCGGTACGCCCGTCAAAGCCGTTGGTGATGGCACTGTTGTGCAAAAGGCTTGGTCCGGCGGGTATGGTAATCAGATTATCATCAAGCATATGGCCGGGCTGGAATCCATGTATGGCCATCTTTCCGGCTATGCCAGGGGACTGCAAACAGGGTTGCACGTGCGGCAGGGCCAGGTGATAGGCTTTGTGGGAAGTACGGGCCTGGCGACAGGCCCGCACCTGGATTTCCGCTTGCGACAAGGCGGCAGATTTATCAACCCTGTCAAAGCTGTCAACCCGCGCGGCGAGCCTGTTTCTGCAGCGCGTAAAGGCGAATTTGAAAAAACGGCGGCCGAAGAGCTGGCTTTGTTGAACGGCGCAAAGCCGCTGGCCGGATATACGATCGAGAGCCTTGTGCCGGAGCGTTTTGAGGTGCACAGGAAGGCCACGTCTGACGAAGGTTCATACAAGTCCGAGCGTAAAACAAAACGCCGACATAAAACAAATTGA
- the dnaN gene encoding DNA polymerase III subunit beta gives MKFTVNKEEIIEGLQKAGAIIPAKTGTAYLRSLWLKAEHDSLFVMSTNADIEFTGRYPADVSETGIIGVQGRAFVDLVRQLPPGKISITLDNNAGNLLMEQGRRVYKLPVNNAEWFQNFVVFPEENAVAWSGDFLRELLERVDFCIEDSNDEGLACLYMKPVGNGRIDVCGLNGHQLALVSFLHDDLATRLPEQGILIYKKYLQDVKKWLGADDIEFNFTDNRLCLRTMDGKEMLSLPRATYAYPDYTIFIAKLSDENASLVTVDRKEGMEALSRILIFNTESDRSTYMDFMENEVQMTAQGQDTGSASESLEVTFKGDIARIAFPTRNLVDVLGHFVSEKVELIMTSAEGPCGVRGVEDGDYTVIIMPMKILDDVYYSEEEV, from the coding sequence ATGAAATTTACAGTTAACAAAGAAGAAATTATTGAGGGTCTGCAAAAAGCCGGGGCAATTATTCCTGCCAAAACAGGCACTGCATATTTGCGGTCTTTATGGCTCAAGGCCGAACATGACAGTCTTTTTGTCATGTCTACAAACGCCGATATTGAATTTACAGGCCGATATCCTGCGGATGTTTCTGAAACGGGGATTATCGGCGTGCAGGGACGAGCTTTTGTTGATCTTGTGCGTCAGCTTCCTCCAGGAAAAATAAGCATAACCCTTGATAATAATGCCGGAAATTTGCTAATGGAACAGGGCAGGCGCGTGTATAAGCTTCCTGTTAACAATGCGGAATGGTTTCAAAATTTTGTTGTTTTTCCGGAAGAAAACGCCGTTGCCTGGTCCGGTGATTTTTTGCGGGAATTACTGGAAAGGGTGGATTTTTGCATTGAAGATAGTAACGATGAGGGACTTGCCTGCCTGTACATGAAGCCGGTTGGCAACGGGCGCATAGATGTGTGCGGCTTGAACGGGCATCAGCTTGCGCTTGTTTCTTTTCTTCATGATGATTTGGCGACGCGTTTGCCGGAACAAGGCATTTTGATTTATAAAAAATATTTGCAGGATGTGAAAAAATGGCTTGGCGCGGACGACATAGAATTTAATTTCACAGACAACCGTCTGTGTTTGCGCACTATGGACGGTAAAGAAATGTTAAGTCTGCCGCGTGCCACATATGCATACCCTGACTACACTATTTTTATAGCAAAACTTTCTGATGAAAACGCAAGTCTTGTTACCGTGGACCGCAAGGAAGGCATGGAGGCTTTGAGCCGTATTTTGATTTTTAATACGGAAAGCGACCGTTCCACCTATATGGATTTCATGGAAAATGAAGTACAAATGACAGCCCAGGGGCAGGATACCGGTTCAGCCAGTGAAAGTCTGGAAGTGACTTTCAAAGGAGATATCGCACGGATAGCCTTTCCCACGCGTAATCTTGTGGATGTGCTTGGGCATTTTGTTTCAGAAAAGGTAGAATTGATAATGACGAGTGCGGAAGGCCCATGCGGCGTTCGCGGTGTAGAAGATGGCGATTATACAGTTATTATTATGCCGATGAAAATTCTTGATGATGTGTATTACAGCGAGGAAGAAGTTTGA
- a CDS encoding helix-turn-helix domain-containing protein produces the protein MLTDTSDSNEKNPFDTFLCNAKNAFPLAAITEIANSNPGEAYNPFTVCGPVGVGKSHLLQTLSTVFKQKSLPGQIIYSNAARFCSENTHWAMRPEIFWRQCSALLLDDLQEITEQKKYQHILTVLLESCPNYTEGQGRQIAIACSGRAGILKLLEERLCSRLECGIVMELTEPDMEVRLRYTRALCKQKKINLSREQCLFLAQRCTGFRLLQGFLLKIKAFISIHKKTPTVADMENIVHTGGIYKPINCQKILNKVAHAFNLRADDILSEKRRPDIVTARQTAMYLCRQKLHLSYEEIGQAFEGRDHSTVIYAVNKIKKIIPANKDVNKIVTEMEQNLQ, from the coding sequence ATGTTGACAGACACATCAGACAGCAATGAAAAAAATCCGTTTGACACATTTTTATGTAATGCAAAAAACGCTTTCCCTTTGGCTGCAATCACAGAAATAGCCAACAGCAATCCCGGAGAAGCCTATAACCCCTTTACGGTCTGCGGACCTGTAGGTGTCGGCAAAAGCCACCTTCTACAAACGCTGTCCACAGTTTTTAAACAAAAAAGCCTGCCCGGACAAATCATTTACAGCAATGCTGCGCGGTTTTGCTCTGAAAATACACACTGGGCAATGCGCCCAGAAATTTTCTGGCGACAATGCAGCGCGCTGTTACTAGACGATCTGCAGGAGATCACAGAACAAAAAAAATACCAGCATATTTTAACTGTTCTGCTCGAGTCCTGCCCCAACTACACGGAAGGGCAGGGCAGGCAGATCGCCATTGCCTGCTCCGGCAGGGCAGGCATTCTGAAATTGCTGGAAGAACGGCTATGTTCGCGTCTAGAATGCGGCATTGTTATGGAATTGACTGAACCTGACATGGAAGTACGCTTGCGTTATACGCGCGCGCTGTGCAAGCAAAAAAAAATAAACTTAAGCCGTGAACAGTGTCTTTTTCTCGCACAACGTTGCACAGGCTTTCGCCTTTTGCAAGGTTTTCTGCTGAAAATAAAAGCCTTTATCAGCATTCACAAAAAAACCCCCACAGTGGCGGATATGGAAAACATCGTCCATACAGGCGGAATATACAAACCTATCAATTGTCAAAAAATACTAAACAAAGTGGCCCATGCCTTCAATCTGCGGGCTGACGACATTTTGAGCGAAAAACGCCGTCCGGATATTGTCACTGCGCGACAAACAGCCATGTATCTCTGCAGACAAAAATTACACCTTTCCTATGAGGAAATCGGACAGGCATTTGAAGGCAGAGATCACAGTACCGTCATCTATGCTGTAAATAAAATTAAAAAAATTATCCCTGCGAACAAAGATGTGAACAAAATTGTCACAGAAATGGAACAAAATTTACAATAA